A region of Argentina anserina chromosome 5, drPotAnse1.1, whole genome shotgun sequence DNA encodes the following proteins:
- the LOC126793419 gene encoding transcription factor bHLH80-like isoform X2, with product MQPAPGGSGEVTRGGLSRFCSAPASWLEALLEDEEEDPLKPTQCLTDLLADNCGGPTSSVGFGSDVVGDPSGAFLRQNSSPADFVGNSSDGSEGFFSGRFGIPASLDYGSTNPNFSSVSSSSSSANKRVGEKLEEGGFEESGTLRIRAKRGCATHPRSIAERVRRTRISDRIRKLQELVPNMDKQTNTADMLDEAVEYVKFLQKQIQELSEHQRRCKCISKE from the exons ATGCAACCGGCACCCGGCGGAAGTGGAGAAGTGACTCGAGGAGGGCTCAGCCGGTTCTGCTCGGCCCCGGCGTCATGGTTGGAAGCCCTACTTGAGGACGAAGAAGAGGACCCTTTGAAGCCTACACAGTGCCTCACCGACCTTCTCGCCGATAACTGCGGGGGGCCCACTTCATCAGTTGGGTTCGGTTCGGATGTGGTCGGGGATCCATCTGGTGCGTTTTTGAGACAGAACAGCTCTCCGGCTGATTTTGTCGGGAATTCGAGTGATGGGTCGGAAGGGTTTTTCTCCGGACGGTTTGGGATTCCGGCCAGCCTCGACTACGGGTCGACCAACCCCAATTTCAGCAGCgtttcttcgtcttcttcttcggcTAATAAGCGGGTTGGGGAG aaATTGGAGGAAGGTGGATTTGAGGAGTCAGGGACTTTGAGGATCAGGGCAAAGAGAGGTTGTGCTACTCATCCGAGGAGTATTGCTGAAAGG GTCAGGAGGACTAGAATCAGTGACCGGATAAGGAAGCTTCAGGAGCTTGTACCCAACATGGATAAG CAAACTAATACCGCGGATATGTTAGACGAGGCAGTGGAGTATGTGAAGTTTCTACAGAAGCAGATTCAG GAACTCTCAGAGCATCAGCGCAGGTGCAAGTGCATATCTAAAGAATAA
- the LOC126793419 gene encoding transcription factor bHLH80-like isoform X1: MQPAPGGSGEVTRGGLSRFCSAPASWLEALLEDEEEDPLKPTQCLTDLLADNCGGPTSSVGFGSDVVGDPSGAFLRQNSSPADFVGNSSDGSEGFFSGRFGIPASLDYGSTNPNFSSVSSSSSSANKRVGEVKLEEGGFEESGTLRIRAKRGCATHPRSIAERVRRTRISDRIRKLQELVPNMDKQTNTADMLDEAVEYVKFLQKQIQELSEHQRRCKCISKE, from the exons ATGCAACCGGCACCCGGCGGAAGTGGAGAAGTGACTCGAGGAGGGCTCAGCCGGTTCTGCTCGGCCCCGGCGTCATGGTTGGAAGCCCTACTTGAGGACGAAGAAGAGGACCCTTTGAAGCCTACACAGTGCCTCACCGACCTTCTCGCCGATAACTGCGGGGGGCCCACTTCATCAGTTGGGTTCGGTTCGGATGTGGTCGGGGATCCATCTGGTGCGTTTTTGAGACAGAACAGCTCTCCGGCTGATTTTGTCGGGAATTCGAGTGATGGGTCGGAAGGGTTTTTCTCCGGACGGTTTGGGATTCCGGCCAGCCTCGACTACGGGTCGACCAACCCCAATTTCAGCAGCgtttcttcgtcttcttcttcggcTAATAAGCGGGTTGGGGAGGTG aaATTGGAGGAAGGTGGATTTGAGGAGTCAGGGACTTTGAGGATCAGGGCAAAGAGAGGTTGTGCTACTCATCCGAGGAGTATTGCTGAAAGG GTCAGGAGGACTAGAATCAGTGACCGGATAAGGAAGCTTCAGGAGCTTGTACCCAACATGGATAAG CAAACTAATACCGCGGATATGTTAGACGAGGCAGTGGAGTATGTGAAGTTTCTACAGAAGCAGATTCAG GAACTCTCAGAGCATCAGCGCAGGTGCAAGTGCATATCTAAAGAATAA
- the LOC126793416 gene encoding UDP-glycosyltransferase 88F3-like: MADTIVLYAAPGMGHMISMVELGKLILKHYSHKFSITVLYTTGSLVDTPSIPAYIDRIRQSHPSISFLRFPRTAAASQPDQTRSMAAVMFEFIRQNDPNVRLALQDICKTSKVSAFIIDLFCTSAMVIAKELNIPTLYFFTSGAAALGVFLYFPTINARVDESFKDMADTVFEFPGLVAPLRAVHMVEPMLDRNDPAYSDMVYFCSHLAQSDGIIANTFEDLETPATIKAISEGRCVPHAPTPPVYYIGPLIDEEKASGSAQSEEECLSWLDKQPSRSVVYLCFGSRGSFSEAQVREIANGLERSGQRFLWVVKKPPAGTCKQIHGVKDFDLDALLPEGFLERTEDRGLVMKSWAPQVTVLKKEAVGGFVTHCGWNSVLESVTAGVPMVAWPLYAEQHLNRSVLVKDMKMAIDVEQREGDGFVTGDEVERRVRELMESENGRELSEKSLKVREIALGALGELGSSRKALANFVKAIE; encoded by the coding sequence ATGGCAGACACCATAGTCCTCTATGCAGCTCCAGGAATGGGGCACATGATCTCCATGGTGGAGCTCGGCAAGCTCATTCTCAAGCACTACTCCCACAAATTCTCCATCACCGTGCTCTACACCACTGGAAGCCTCGTCGACACACCGAGCATCCCCGCCTACATCGATCGCATCAGACAATCCCATCCCTCCATTTCCTTCCTCCGCTTCCCACGCACCGCCGCAGCTAGCCAACCTGACCAAACTCGCAGCATGGCCGCCGTAATGTTCGAGTTCATCCGTCAGAACGACCCCAACGTCCGTCTTGCTCTACAAGATATCTGTAAAACATCTAAAGTCAGCGCCTTCATCATTGATCTCTTCTGTACCTCTGCCATGGTCATTGCCAAGGAGCTCAACATCCCTACTTTATATTTCTTCACTTCCGGCGCGGCGGCTCTCGGTGTCTTCTTGTACTTCCCGACTATCAATGCACGAGTTGACGAGAGCTTCAAGGATATGGCCGACACTGTTTTTGAGTTTCCGGGATTGGTGGCTCCTTTACGCGCTGTGCACATGGTTGAGCCGATGCTCGATCGGAACGATCCGGCGTATTCGGACATGGTATATTTCTGCTCTCATCTTGCACAATCAGATGGAATCATAGCCAACACTTTTGAAGATCTCGAGACTCCGGCTACGATTAAGGCCATTTCTGAAGGTCGATGTGTTCCTCATGCTCCAACTCCTCCTGTCTATTATATAGGACCCTTGATCGATGAAGAAAAGGCATCCGGGTCTGCACAGTCGGAGGAGGAGTGCTTGTCGTGGCTGGATAAGCAGCCGAGTCGGAGCGTGGTGTATCTCTGTTTCGGAAGCAGGGGATCATTCTCGGAAGCCCAAGTGAGAGAGATTGCAAATGGGTTGGAGAGAAGCGGTCAGAGGTTCTTGTGGGTGGTGAAAAAGCCACCTGCTGGCACCTGCAAGCAGATTCATGGCGTCAAAGACTTCGATTTGGATGCTCTTTTGCCGGAAGGCTTCTTGGAGAGGACTGAAGACAGGGGCCTGGTAATGAAGTCGTGGGCGCCGCAGGTGACGGTTCTGAAGAAGGAAGCGGTGGGAGGATTTGTGACTCACTGTGGGTGGAACTCGGTGTTGGAATCAGTGACAGCCGGGGTGCCAATGGTGGCTTGGCCGCTCTATGCAGAGCAGCATCTGAACAGGAGTGTTCTGGTGAAGGACATGAAAATGGCGATTGATGTGGAGCAGAGGGAGGGAGATGGGTTCGTGACCGGGGATGAAGTGGAGAGAAGAGTTAGGGAGTTGATGGAGTCGGAAAATGGAAGAGAGCTCAGCGAGAAGAGCTTGAAAGTTCGGGAGATTGCTTTGGGTGCTCTGGGAGAGCTTGGTTCCTCCAGAAAAGCTCTAGCCAACTTTGTGAAGGCCATTGAATGA